A section of the Halichoerus grypus chromosome 11, mHalGry1.hap1.1, whole genome shotgun sequence genome encodes:
- the SMCO4 gene encoding single-pass membrane and coiled-coil domain-containing protein 4 isoform X1, with product MSLVACLSFPNSLALIKEVRHLDQRSVALPSKPPPDVPSQHYSGKMRQLKGKPKKETSKDKKERKQAMQEARQQITTVVLPTLAVVVLLIVVYVYVATRPAVTE from the exons ATGTCACTTGTTGCCTGCCTTTCATTCCCCAACAGCCTGGCACTCATCAAG GAGGTTCGGCACCTTGACCAGAGGAGTGTGGCCCTTCCTTCCAAACCCCCTCCAGACGTACCCTCCCAGCATTACTCGGGGAAGATGCGGCAGCTCAAAGGCAAGCCCAAGAAGGAGACGTCCAAGGACAAGAAGGAGCGCAAGCAGGCCATGCAGGAGGCCCGGCAGCAGATCACCACGGTGGTGCTGCCCACGCTGGCCGTGGTCGTGCTCCTGATCGTGGTGTACGTGTACGTGGCCACGCGCCCCGCCGTCACCGAGTGA
- the SMCO4 gene encoding single-pass membrane and coiled-coil domain-containing protein 4 isoform X2, with the protein MRQLKGKPKKETSKDKKERKQAMQEARQQITTVVLPTLAVVVLLIVVYVYVATRPAVTE; encoded by the coding sequence ATGCGGCAGCTCAAAGGCAAGCCCAAGAAGGAGACGTCCAAGGACAAGAAGGAGCGCAAGCAGGCCATGCAGGAGGCCCGGCAGCAGATCACCACGGTGGTGCTGCCCACGCTGGCCGTGGTCGTGCTCCTGATCGTGGTGTACGTGTACGTGGCCACGCGCCCCGCCGTCACCGAGTGA